The following are encoded together in the Limanda limanda chromosome 12, fLimLim1.1, whole genome shotgun sequence genome:
- the LOC133015161 gene encoding histone H4, producing MSGRGKGGKGLGKGGAKRHRKVLRDNIQGITKPAIRRLARRGGVKRISGLIYEETRGVLKVFLENVIRDAVTYTEHAKRKTVTAMDVVYALKRQGRTLYGFGG from the coding sequence ATGTCTGGACGCGGAAAGGGAGGAAAGGGACTCGGTAAAGGAGGCGCAAAGCGTCACCGCAAAGTTCTCCGTGATAACATCCAGGGAATCACCAAGCCCGCCATCCGCCGCCTGGCTCGCCGTGGCGGAGTGAAGCGTATCTCCGGTCTGATCTACGAGGAGACCCGCGGCGTGTTGAAGGTTTTCCTGGAGAACGTGATCCGCGATGCTGTCACCTACACCGAGCACGCCAAGAGGAAGACCGTGACCGCCATGGACGTGGTGTATGCTCTGAAGAGACAGGGCCGCACTCTGTACGGCTTCGGCGGATAA